Proteins encoded in a region of the Triticum dicoccoides isolate Atlit2015 ecotype Zavitan chromosome 3A, WEW_v2.0, whole genome shotgun sequence genome:
- the LOC119267152 gene encoding probable protein phosphatase 2C 1 isoform X1: MAASTASRLSPPCLHAAPHHPLRRSRFSPLRAAKLEAVLSIGTHVIPHPRKVETGGEDAFFVGGDGGGVFAIADGVSGWAEKNVNPALFSRELMANSSTFIKDEEVSQDPQILLMKAHAATSSIGSATVIVAMLEKTGTLKIASVGDCGLKVIRKGQVMFSTCPQEHYFDCPYQLSSEAIGQTSQDALVCTVNLMEGDMIVSGSDGFFDNIFDQEILSVINESPGTDEAAKALAELARKHSVDVTFDSPYSMEARSRGFDVPWWKKLLGAKLVGGKMDDITVIVAQVKTVVIPDDEGSGVELEKVGGEQLAAAGVASTEQNE, encoded by the exons ATGGCGGCTTCTACCGCGTCCCGCCTCTCGCCCCCTTGCCTCCACGCCGCTCCCCACCATCCGCTCCGCCGCTCGCGTTTCTCCCCTCTACGCGCTGCCAA GTTGGAAGCTGTGTTATCTATTGGAACTCATGTAATCCCACACCCGAGAAAG GTTGAGACCGGAGGAGAAGATGCTTTCTTTGTGGGCGGTGATGGCGGTGGAGTATTTGCCATTGCAGACGGCGTTTCAGG ATGGGCAGAAAAGAATGTCAACCCAGCTCTGTTTTCTCGAGAGCTTATGGCAAACAGCTCTACTTTTATCAAGGATGAGGAG GTCAGTCAGGATCCTCAAATTCTTCTAATGAAGGCTCATGCTGCAACTTCTTCCATTGGATCTGCTACAGT AATCGTCGCGATGCTTGAGAAGACTGGAACCCTGAAAATTGCGAGTGTAGGCGACTGTGGTTTGAAAGTTATTCGAAAAG GCCAAGTGATGTTCTCTACATGCCCTCAAGAACATTACTTTGATTGTCCATACCAGCTAAGCTCCGAGGCAATTGGTCAAACATCTCAAGATGCATTG GTTTGCACTGTAAATCTTATGGAGGGTGATATGATAGTCAGTGGCTCAGATGGATTCTTCGACAATATATTTGATCAAGAGATCCTTTCTGTCATTAATGAGTCTCCAGGCACAGATGAAGCTG CAAAAGCTTTGGCAGAGCTTGCAAGAAAACATTCAGTGGATGTAACATTCGATTCACCCTACTCGATGGAGGCCCGGAGTAGG GGTTTTGATGTTCCTTGGTGGAAGAAGCTACTTGGAGCTAAGCTAGTAG GCGGTAAGATGGACGACATTACGGTCATTGTCGCACAAGTTAAGACAGTGGTGATCCCAGATGATGAG GGTAGTGGAGTTGAACTGGAGAAAGTGGGTGGCGAGCAACTCGCTGCTGCTGGAGTTGCATCCACTGAACAGAATGAATGA
- the LOC119267152 gene encoding probable protein phosphatase 2C 1 isoform X2, which translates to MANSSTFIKDEEVSQDPQILLMKAHAATSSIGSATVIVAMLEKTGTLKIASVGDCGLKVIRKGQVMFSTCPQEHYFDCPYQLSSEAIGQTSQDALVCTVNLMEGDMIVSGSDGFFDNIFDQEILSVINESPGTDEAAKALAELARKHSVDVTFDSPYSMEARSRGFDVPWWKKLLGAKLVGGKMDDITVIVAQVKTVVIPDDEGSGVELEKVGGEQLAAAGVASTEQNE; encoded by the exons ATGGCAAACAGCTCTACTTTTATCAAGGATGAGGAG GTCAGTCAGGATCCTCAAATTCTTCTAATGAAGGCTCATGCTGCAACTTCTTCCATTGGATCTGCTACAGT AATCGTCGCGATGCTTGAGAAGACTGGAACCCTGAAAATTGCGAGTGTAGGCGACTGTGGTTTGAAAGTTATTCGAAAAG GCCAAGTGATGTTCTCTACATGCCCTCAAGAACATTACTTTGATTGTCCATACCAGCTAAGCTCCGAGGCAATTGGTCAAACATCTCAAGATGCATTG GTTTGCACTGTAAATCTTATGGAGGGTGATATGATAGTCAGTGGCTCAGATGGATTCTTCGACAATATATTTGATCAAGAGATCCTTTCTGTCATTAATGAGTCTCCAGGCACAGATGAAGCTG CAAAAGCTTTGGCAGAGCTTGCAAGAAAACATTCAGTGGATGTAACATTCGATTCACCCTACTCGATGGAGGCCCGGAGTAGG GGTTTTGATGTTCCTTGGTGGAAGAAGCTACTTGGAGCTAAGCTAGTAG GCGGTAAGATGGACGACATTACGGTCATTGTCGCACAAGTTAAGACAGTGGTGATCCCAGATGATGAG GGTAGTGGAGTTGAACTGGAGAAAGTGGGTGGCGAGCAACTCGCTGCTGCTGGAGTTGCATCCACTGAACAGAATGAATGA